The following are from one region of the Melioribacteraceae bacterium 4301-Me genome:
- a CDS encoding VOC family protein — protein MNTQNNSITPCIWLDNEAEEAAEFYSSLFENSKVDRIIRYGKEGFEYHHKPEGSVMTVEFELNGQNFLALNGGPDFKLNESASLFVYCETEERINFLYDKLSEGGSINMPLDKYDWSPKYAWVKDKFGLSWQLDIEAINSPQKIVPTLLFVNDKYSLVKEAITYYTSIFPDSKILMEYPEKDYLLFGQVKLNGYLLNLLSGGKMTHNFDFNDALSLIIYCDTQDEINYYWNKLTDGGKEVQCGWLKDKFGVSWQVVPKILNELISNPKKSSKTMNAIFGMVKFDIKKLIEAGNE, from the coding sequence ATGAATACACAAAACAACTCCATCACTCCATGCATCTGGCTTGATAATGAAGCAGAAGAAGCGGCTGAATTTTACTCTTCGTTATTTGAGAATTCAAAAGTCGACAGAATTATTCGTTATGGTAAAGAAGGATTTGAATATCACCATAAACCGGAAGGTTCTGTAATGACTGTTGAGTTTGAATTAAACGGACAAAATTTTCTGGCTCTTAATGGTGGACCTGATTTTAAGCTGAATGAATCTGCTTCACTTTTTGTTTATTGCGAGACAGAAGAGAGAATAAATTTTTTGTATGATAAACTTTCCGAAGGCGGCTCAATCAATATGCCTCTGGATAAATATGACTGGAGTCCAAAATATGCCTGGGTTAAAGATAAATTTGGCCTTTCGTGGCAGCTTGATATTGAAGCAATAAACTCGCCGCAGAAAATTGTCCCAACACTTCTTTTTGTAAATGATAAATATTCGTTGGTTAAAGAAGCGATAACTTATTACACCTCAATTTTTCCCGACTCAAAAATTTTAATGGAATATCCCGAAAAAGATTATTTATTATTCGGACAAGTAAAGTTAAACGGTTACTTACTTAACTTACTGAGTGGTGGGAAAATGACTCACAATTTTGATTTCAACGATGCTTTGTCACTAATAATTTATTGTGATACCCAGGATGAAATTAATTATTACTGGAATAAGTTAACAGACGGCGGGAAAGAAGTTCAGTGCGGATGGCTGAAAGATAAATTTGGTGTATCGTGGCAGGTAGTTCCAAAAATATTAAATGAATTAATCAGTAATCCGAAAAAATCCAGCAAAACAATGAATGCAATTTTCGGAATGGTGAAGTTTGATATCAAAAAATTAATCGAGGCTGGCAATGAGTGA